One Nostocoides sp. HKS02 genomic window carries:
- a CDS encoding alpha-1,4-glucan--maltose-1-phosphate maltosyltransferase, with translation MRVTATPLGTTPDTPDAPGTGSTGSRPTGAPAPTTEPPQTPIGRIPVLQVSPCVDGGARPAKSVVDEQFTVGATVFREGHDAVNASVVLVDPDGREHVTAMTCTNVGLNTWEASVSADREGLWTYRVEGWSDPYGTWEHDASIKVAADIDTELMLEEGARTLERAVDEVSRTPEQAQILSDAVTALRDTRRPPIARLHAGTDPTVRAELAARPLRDFVSPSTAFPLLVERQRALYGAWYELFPRSEGAVQDPVTGHWTSGTLRTAAKRLPAVARMGFDVVYLTPIHPIGTTARKGPNNTLGAGPEDPGSPYAIGSPDGGHDAIDPNLGTFEDFDFFVAEAHREGLEVAMDLALQCSPDHPYVTTHPEWFTTRADGSIAYAENPPKKYQDIYPLNFDNDPAGAYAEMRRVIQVWIDHGVKIFRVDNPHTKPVEFWQWLIQDVAKDHPDVIWLAEAFTKPAMMHALAKTGFQQSYTYYTWRHAKWELEEYVSELAGDAAAYMRPSFWPTTHDILTPYMQFGGPAAWKLRAALAATLVPTYGIYSGYELIEHVARPGAEEQIDNEKYQYKNRRWEDYEPGGVKEGQSLAGYLTRLNEIRREHPSLHWLRNITFHHVDDENIIAFSKRRVETAPDGAVLSEDIVVVVANLDPHSTRESTVHLTMPALGLDYHDGMAAQDLITGASWHWGEHVYVRLGPETEPVHIVAIRRF, from the coding sequence GTGCGCGTGACTGCGACCCCCTTGGGAACCACGCCCGACACCCCCGACGCGCCCGGCACGGGTAGCACCGGCAGCCGCCCTACCGGCGCTCCTGCCCCGACCACCGAACCACCGCAGACGCCCATCGGCCGGATCCCCGTGCTGCAGGTCAGCCCCTGTGTGGACGGTGGCGCGAGGCCCGCCAAGTCGGTGGTCGACGAGCAGTTCACCGTGGGCGCCACCGTCTTCCGCGAGGGCCACGACGCCGTCAACGCGTCGGTCGTCCTCGTCGACCCGGACGGCCGCGAGCACGTCACCGCGATGACGTGCACCAACGTCGGTCTCAACACGTGGGAAGCCTCGGTGTCGGCCGACCGTGAGGGTCTGTGGACCTACCGCGTCGAGGGGTGGTCCGACCCCTACGGCACCTGGGAGCACGACGCGAGCATCAAGGTCGCCGCCGACATCGACACCGAGCTCATGCTCGAGGAGGGCGCCCGCACCCTCGAGCGCGCCGTCGACGAGGTCAGCCGGACCCCCGAGCAGGCCCAGATCCTCTCCGACGCGGTCACGGCACTGCGCGACACCCGGCGCCCCCCGATCGCGCGCCTCCACGCGGGGACCGACCCCACCGTGCGGGCCGAGCTGGCCGCACGGCCGTTGCGCGACTTCGTCAGTCCCTCGACCGCGTTCCCGCTGCTCGTCGAGCGGCAGCGGGCGTTGTACGGCGCGTGGTACGAGCTGTTCCCGCGGTCCGAGGGAGCGGTGCAGGACCCCGTGACGGGGCACTGGACGTCCGGCACGCTGCGCACAGCTGCCAAGCGCCTGCCCGCGGTCGCCCGGATGGGCTTCGACGTCGTCTACCTCACGCCCATCCACCCGATCGGGACGACGGCGCGCAAGGGACCCAACAACACCCTCGGCGCCGGTCCCGAGGATCCGGGCAGTCCGTATGCCATCGGCTCCCCCGACGGCGGCCACGACGCGATCGACCCCAACCTGGGCACCTTCGAGGACTTCGACTTCTTCGTCGCCGAGGCCCACCGCGAGGGGCTCGAGGTGGCGATGGACCTTGCCCTGCAGTGCTCACCCGACCACCCGTACGTCACGACCCACCCCGAGTGGTTCACCACCCGCGCCGACGGTTCCATCGCGTATGCCGAGAACCCGCCGAAGAAGTACCAGGACATCTACCCGCTCAACTTCGACAACGACCCCGCGGGTGCGTATGCCGAGATGCGCCGCGTCATCCAGGTGTGGATCGACCACGGGGTGAAGATCTTCCGGGTCGACAACCCGCACACCAAGCCGGTCGAGTTCTGGCAGTGGCTGATCCAGGACGTCGCCAAGGACCACCCCGACGTCATCTGGCTCGCCGAGGCGTTCACCAAGCCGGCCATGATGCACGCCCTGGCCAAGACCGGCTTCCAGCAGTCGTACACCTACTACACGTGGCGCCACGCGAAGTGGGAGCTCGAGGAGTACGTGAGCGAGCTCGCCGGGGACGCCGCGGCCTACATGCGGCCGTCGTTCTGGCCGACCACCCACGACATCCTCACGCCGTACATGCAGTTCGGCGGCCCCGCCGCCTGGAAGCTGCGCGCCGCCCTCGCCGCGACCCTGGTCCCCACGTACGGCATCTACTCCGGCTACGAGCTCATCGAGCACGTCGCGCGGCCGGGCGCCGAGGAGCAGATCGACAACGAGAAGTACCAGTACAAGAACCGCCGTTGGGAGGACTACGAGCCGGGCGGGGTGAAGGAGGGGCAGTCGCTGGCCGGGTACCTCACCAGGCTGAACGAGATCCGGCGCGAGCACCCCTCGCTGCACTGGCTGCGGAACATCACGTTCCACCACGTCGACGACGAGAACATCATCGCGTTCTCCAAGCGCCGGGTCGAGACGGCGCCCGACGGCGCGGTGCTCTCCGAGGACATCGTCGTCGTCGTCGCCAACCTCGACCCCCACAGCACGCGCGAGTCGACGGTGCACCTCACGATGCCCGCACTGGGGCTCGACTACCACGACGGCATGGCCGCCCAGGACCTGATCACCGGAGCCTCGTGGCACTGGGGCGAACATGTCTACGTCCGCCTCGGGCCCGAGACCGAGCCCGTCCACATCGTCGCGATCAGGAGGTTCTGA
- the treS gene encoding maltose alpha-D-glucosyltransferase, producing MQGLNLSQPGLKHDPEWFKTSVFYEVLVRGFGDSKGSGAGDFTGLINRLDYLQWLGVDCLWLPPFYASPLRDGGYDIADYTAVLPEFGTLPDFQELVSQAHARGIRIITDFVMNHTSDQHPWFQASRSDPEGPFGDFYVWSDTDEPYSDARIIFIDTEVSNWTFDPIRRQFFWHRFFSHQPDLNFENPAVHEAMFDVVRFWMDMGIDGFRLDAVPYLYEEEGHNCENHPKTHDFLAKLRAMVDKEYPGRILLAEANQPPADVVDYFGTTESPECQMCFHFPVMPMLYYSLREEKAAPIIDVMADTPPIPPGTQWGTFLRNHDELTLEMVTPEQRAAMYGWYAPDPRMRANVGIRRRLAPLLDNNRAEIELIHALVLSLPGSPCLYYGDEIGMGDNIWLNDRDSVRTPMQWTPDRNAGFSGADPGKLYLPVVSSLVYHYNNVNVEAQMASSSSLLHWVRAMLEIRKRHPVFGRGDFEVCPSDNEAVLSYLRAERAPEAAGSVAEAVLCVNNLASRPQAATVRVPEEFAGAQLEDLFGGQGFPKISDDGTITLTLGSRDFFWLRLVPGAAHG from the coding sequence ATGCAGGGGCTCAACCTGTCCCAGCCGGGACTCAAGCACGACCCCGAGTGGTTCAAGACCTCGGTGTTCTACGAAGTGCTCGTCCGCGGGTTCGGCGACTCGAAGGGGTCCGGCGCAGGCGACTTCACGGGCCTGATCAACCGGCTGGACTACCTCCAGTGGCTCGGGGTGGACTGCCTGTGGCTGCCGCCGTTCTACGCCTCACCCCTGCGTGACGGTGGCTACGACATCGCCGACTACACCGCGGTGCTGCCGGAGTTCGGGACCCTGCCCGACTTCCAGGAGCTCGTCTCGCAGGCCCACGCGCGCGGCATCCGGATCATCACCGACTTCGTCATGAACCACACCAGCGACCAGCATCCGTGGTTCCAGGCCTCGCGATCCGACCCCGAGGGGCCGTTCGGGGACTTCTACGTCTGGTCCGACACCGACGAGCCGTACTCGGACGCGCGGATCATCTTCATCGACACCGAGGTGTCCAACTGGACCTTCGACCCGATCCGGCGCCAGTTCTTCTGGCACCGGTTCTTCTCCCACCAGCCGGACCTCAACTTCGAGAACCCCGCGGTGCACGAGGCGATGTTCGACGTCGTGCGGTTCTGGATGGACATGGGCATCGACGGGTTCCGGCTCGACGCGGTCCCCTACCTCTACGAGGAGGAGGGCCACAACTGCGAGAACCACCCCAAGACCCACGACTTCCTGGCCAAGCTGCGCGCCATGGTCGACAAGGAGTACCCCGGGCGCATCCTGCTCGCCGAGGCCAACCAGCCCCCGGCGGACGTCGTGGACTACTTCGGCACGACCGAGTCCCCCGAGTGCCAGATGTGCTTCCACTTCCCGGTCATGCCGATGCTCTACTACTCGCTGCGCGAGGAGAAGGCCGCACCGATCATCGACGTGATGGCGGACACCCCGCCGATCCCGCCCGGCACGCAGTGGGGCACGTTCCTGCGCAACCACGACGAGCTCACCCTCGAGATGGTCACGCCGGAGCAACGTGCGGCGATGTACGGCTGGTACGCCCCCGACCCGCGCATGCGGGCCAACGTCGGCATCCGCCGTCGGCTGGCGCCCCTGCTCGACAACAACCGTGCCGAGATCGAGCTGATCCACGCGCTCGTGCTCTCCCTGCCGGGGTCACCGTGCCTCTACTACGGCGACGAGATCGGCATGGGCGACAACATCTGGCTCAACGACCGCGACTCGGTGCGCACGCCGATGCAGTGGACCCCCGACCGCAACGCAGGGTTCTCGGGCGCCGACCCGGGCAAGCTCTACCTGCCCGTCGTGTCGTCGCTGGTCTACCACTACAACAACGTCAACGTGGAGGCCCAGATGGCCAGCAGCTCCTCGCTGCTGCACTGGGTGCGGGCGATGCTCGAGATCCGCAAGCGGCACCCCGTGTTCGGTCGCGGCGACTTCGAGGTCTGCCCCTCCGACAACGAGGCGGTGCTGTCGTACCTGCGCGCCGAGCGGGCGCCTGAGGCGGCCGGGTCGGTAGCCGAGGCCGTGCTGTGCGTCAACAACCTCGCCTCGCGACCGCAGGCCGCGACGGTGCGGGTCCCCGAGGAGTTCGCCGGCGCCCAGCTCGAGGACCTCTTCGGCGGGCAGGGGTTCCCGAAGATCTCCGATGACGGCACGATCACGCTGACCCTCGGCTCGCGCGACTTCTTCTGGCTGCGGCTCGTTCCGGGTGCTGCACATGGCTGA
- the glgP gene encoding alpha-glucan family phosphorylase, with translation MKAIRRFSVRTVLPEPIAALGDLASNLRWSWHPPTRDLFERIDPKRWVKVRKDPVRLLSALSPQELADLAASDEFVAAVSAAKADLDTYLTEPRWFQAWAQEVQGGAPRAIAYFSPEFGITEVLPQYSGGLGILAGDHLKTASDLGVPIVGVGLFYKTGYFKQSLNRDGWQQETYPVLDPDGLPLSLLREESGEPCVITLDLPGGRELRAHVLRAQVGRVPLLLLDSDVPGNDEAARNITNRLYGGGGEQRLQQEMLLGIGGVRALRLWSRLTGAPDPDVYHTNEGHAGFLGVERIRELTAKAGLTFDEALEAVRAATVFTTHTPVPAGIDRFGADLIQLHFGGDNAVSGVPVDRLLELGAEDYPGGQSGMFNMAVMGLRLGQRANAVSQLHGVVSREMFDGLWPGFDDDEVPITSITNGVHAPTWVDRRVYELAAKHLGTTDIERDNAWDRISDVPRDAIWATKREMRLQLVQEARRRTKSSWKKRGASPAELGWVNDILDPDVLTIGFARRVPTYKRLTLMLRDPARLKRLLLDPERPIQLVIAGKSHPADETGKQLIQQMVRFADDPEIRHRIVFLPNYDIAMAQYLYPGCDVWLNNPLRPFEACGTSGMKAALNGGLNLSILDGWWDEWFDGENGWAIPTADGVEDPERRDDIEAAALYDLIENSVAPRFYDVDADGLPQNWLSMTVHTLQTLGPKVLASRMVRDYTIQLYGPAARAGWALNGTTFKGARELAAYKAKVKAAWNAVHVDHVESSGVSDSPQIGDTLHVNAYVSLGGLSPDDVDVQVVHGQAHDSDDLSDVEVESLSFVESYEGGRHHFAGDFALSRTGSFGYTVRILPKHAGLASTSELGLVVNA, from the coding sequence GTGAAGGCCATCCGACGCTTCAGCGTCCGTACAGTTCTGCCCGAGCCCATTGCCGCGCTCGGCGACCTTGCCAGCAACCTTCGCTGGTCCTGGCATCCCCCCACGCGAGACCTCTTCGAGCGGATCGACCCCAAGCGCTGGGTCAAGGTTCGCAAGGATCCGGTCCGCCTCCTGTCCGCCCTCTCGCCGCAGGAGCTCGCCGACCTAGCCGCCAGCGACGAGTTCGTGGCCGCCGTCTCGGCTGCCAAGGCGGACCTCGACACCTATCTGACCGAACCCCGGTGGTTCCAGGCATGGGCCCAGGAGGTGCAGGGCGGAGCCCCCCGGGCGATCGCCTACTTCAGCCCCGAGTTCGGCATCACCGAGGTCCTGCCCCAGTACTCCGGCGGCCTCGGCATCCTTGCCGGCGACCACCTCAAGACCGCCTCCGACCTCGGTGTCCCGATCGTCGGAGTGGGCCTGTTCTACAAGACGGGCTACTTCAAGCAGAGCCTCAACCGCGACGGTTGGCAGCAGGAGACCTACCCCGTCCTCGACCCCGACGGACTGCCCCTGAGCCTCCTGCGCGAAGAGAGCGGCGAACCCTGCGTCATCACCCTCGACCTGCCGGGTGGCCGTGAGCTGCGCGCCCATGTCCTGCGCGCGCAGGTGGGCCGGGTTCCGTTGCTGCTGCTCGACTCCGATGTCCCCGGCAACGACGAGGCCGCTCGCAACATCACCAACCGGCTCTACGGTGGCGGCGGCGAGCAGCGACTCCAGCAGGAGATGCTGCTCGGCATCGGTGGCGTGCGTGCACTGCGGCTGTGGTCGCGGCTGACGGGCGCCCCGGACCCCGACGTCTACCACACCAACGAGGGCCACGCCGGTTTCCTCGGCGTCGAGCGCATCCGCGAGCTGACAGCCAAGGCCGGGCTCACCTTCGACGAAGCCCTCGAGGCGGTGCGTGCGGCGACGGTGTTCACCACGCACACCCCCGTCCCCGCCGGGATCGACCGCTTCGGCGCCGACCTGATCCAGCTGCACTTCGGTGGCGACAACGCCGTGTCCGGTGTCCCGGTCGACCGGCTCCTCGAGCTCGGCGCCGAGGACTACCCGGGTGGCCAGTCCGGCATGTTCAACATGGCCGTGATGGGACTGCGCCTCGGCCAGCGCGCCAACGCCGTCTCCCAGCTCCACGGGGTCGTCAGCCGCGAGATGTTCGACGGCCTGTGGCCGGGCTTCGACGACGACGAGGTGCCGATCACGAGCATCACCAACGGTGTCCACGCGCCGACGTGGGTCGACCGCCGGGTCTACGAGCTCGCCGCCAAGCACCTCGGCACCACCGACATCGAGCGCGACAACGCGTGGGACCGCATCTCCGATGTGCCCCGCGACGCCATCTGGGCCACCAAGCGCGAGATGCGCCTGCAGCTCGTCCAGGAGGCGCGTCGTCGCACCAAGTCGTCCTGGAAGAAGCGAGGCGCCAGCCCCGCGGAGCTCGGGTGGGTCAACGACATCCTCGATCCCGACGTGCTGACGATCGGGTTCGCCCGTCGGGTCCCGACCTACAAGCGGCTCACGCTCATGCTGCGCGATCCCGCTCGGCTCAAGCGCCTCCTGCTCGACCCCGAGCGCCCGATCCAGCTCGTCATCGCCGGCAAGTCCCACCCCGCCGACGAGACCGGCAAGCAGCTCATCCAGCAGATGGTGCGGTTCGCCGACGACCCGGAGATCCGCCACCGCATCGTGTTCCTCCCGAACTACGACATCGCGATGGCGCAGTACCTCTACCCGGGCTGCGACGTGTGGCTGAACAACCCGCTGCGGCCGTTCGAGGCCTGTGGCACGTCGGGCATGAAGGCCGCACTCAACGGCGGGCTCAACCTGTCGATCCTCGACGGGTGGTGGGACGAGTGGTTCGACGGTGAGAACGGCTGGGCCATTCCCACCGCCGATGGTGTCGAGGACCCCGAGCGTCGTGACGACATCGAGGCCGCCGCGCTCTACGACCTCATCGAGAACAGCGTCGCGCCCAGGTTCTACGACGTCGACGCCGACGGGCTGCCGCAGAACTGGCTGTCCATGACGGTCCACACGCTGCAGACGCTCGGGCCGAAGGTGCTCGCGAGCCGGATGGTGCGCGACTACACGATCCAGCTGTACGGGCCGGCCGCCCGTGCGGGCTGGGCCCTCAACGGCACGACCTTCAAGGGCGCCCGCGAGCTCGCGGCATACAAGGCGAAGGTGAAGGCGGCCTGGAACGCCGTGCACGTCGACCACGTCGAGTCCTCCGGCGTCTCGGACTCGCCGCAGATCGGCGACACGCTCCACGTCAACGCCTACGTCTCGCTCGGCGGCTTGTCGCCGGACGACGTGGACGTCCAGGTCGTGCACGGCCAGGCGCACGACTCCGACGACCTGTCGGACGTCGAGGTCGAGTCGCTGTCGTTCGTCGAGTCCTACGAAGGCGGCCGACACCACTTCGCCGGTGACTTCGCGCTCAGTCGCACCGGGTCCTTCGGCTACACCGTGCGCATCCTGCCCAAGCACGCCGGGCTGGCCAGCACGAGCGAGCTCGGCCTGGTCGTCAACGCCTGA